From one Labeo rohita strain BAU-BD-2019 chromosome 8, IGBB_LRoh.1.0, whole genome shotgun sequence genomic stretch:
- the cldn5a gene encoding claudin 5a yields MASAALEILGLILCVFGTLLEMTACGLPTWKVTAFIEANIVVAQTIWDGLWMSCAVQSTGQMQCKMHDSMLALSHDLQAARALTVISSVMCVVGLMVVIAGAQCTNCIKTESVKARVVNVGGVIYIISAIFMLVPLCWMANNIISDFYNPQVPPAKKREIGAALYIGWAATALLLLGGSMLCCSCPSSGSSGYSVKYAPTKRATSNGDYDKRNYV; encoded by the coding sequence ATGGCCTCCGCGGCTCTGGAGATCCTGGGTCTGATCCTGTGCGTCTTCGGCACGCTCTTGGAGATGACCGCCTGCGGGCTGCCCACCTGGAAGGTGACCGCGTTCATCGAGGCCAACATCGTGGTGGCGCAGACCATCTGGGACGGCCTGTGGATGTCGTGCGCCGTGCAGAGCACCGGCCAGATGCAGTGCAAGATGCACGACTCCATGCTCGCCCTCAGCCACGACCTCCAAGCCGCACGGGCGCTCACGGTCATCTCATCCGTCATGTGCGTCGTCGGGCTGATGGTGGTGATCGCCGGCGCGCAGTGCACCAACTGCATCAAGACGGAGAGCGTCAAGGCGCGCGTAGTGAACGTCGGAGGGGTCATCTACATCATCAGCGCCATCTTCATGCTCGTACCCCTGTGCTGGATGGCCAACAACATCATCTCCGACTTCTACAACCCGCAGGTGCCGCCGGCCAAGAAGCGGGAGATCGGCGCGGCGCTCTACATCGGCTGGGCGGCCACCGCGCTGCTGCTGCTCGGGGGAAGCATGCTCTGCTGCTCGTGCCCGTCCTCTGGAAGCTCCGGCTACTCGGTCAAATACGCGCCCACCAAACGAGCAACATCCAACGGGGACTATGACAAGAGGAATTACGTTTAG